The nucleotide sequence GCTGCACTGCTGGTGGACGTCGCCCAGGACTATGCAGTGGGCCTGGGTAACTTCTTCGCCCGGGAGTTCACCAAGCTCGGCGGCCAGGTGGTGGCCACGCAGTACATGAAGACCGGAGATCAGGACGTCAGCGCCCAGATGACCGCGATCAAGGCGGCCAACCCCGACATCCTCTACATGCCCAACTATTACGCCGAGATCGCCATCGCGGCCGTGCAGGCGCGGCAGCTCGGGCTCGACGTACCGATCCTCGCCGGTGACGGCGCAGACGCCCCCGAACTCATCCAGATCGGCGGCAAGGCGGTCGAGGGCCTCATGCACACCGGTTTCTACCACGTCAAGGCGTTCAGCAACCCGCTGGCACGCCAGTACGTGGAGACGTACCGCAAGCTGTACAACAAAGAGCCCAACGCCTTCGGCGCCCTGGCGGCCGACTCCGTGCTCATCATCCTCGACGCCATCAAGCGGGCCGGTTCGACCAGCCCCGAGGCCATCGCCAAGGCCATGGCTCAGACCAAGGACCTCGAGGTGACCACGGGCACGGTCACGATCGAGGACGGTAACGCCATCAAGCCCGTCGTGATCCGTAAGCTGGTCAACGGGCAGTGGGAGTACCTGGCGACGGTCAATCCGTAGTCCCTTTCGCTCACCAGGGTGGGCGGAGCAGGCACCCGGCCCGGGCCGCTCCGCCCGGCCACTCTACGGAAAGCGTGCACGCCCGTGAACGTAGACGTCTTGGTGCAGCAATTGCTCAACGGGATCAGTCTGGGCGGGTTGTACAGCTTGCTGGCCGTGGGCTACACGATGGTCTACGGCATCTTGCGCCTCATCAACTTCGCGCACGGCGATATCTTCATGGTCGGGGCCTACGTGGCCTTCTTCCTCGTCGGGATCTACCACCTGCCCTGGTGGATAGCGGCCCCCGGAGCAGCGCTGGCGACGGCTCTTCTGGGCGTCACCATCGACCGCGCCGCGTACCGTCCCCTGCGTAACGAGCCGCGCATCTCGGTGCTCATCACGGCCGTGGGCGTCTCCTTCCTCATCGAAAACCTGGGCCTCGTGATCGTCGGGGGCCGCCCCAAGGGCATGCCGGTGCCCGACCTGATGGGGCGGGCCTACAGCCTGGGCAGCTTCCGGGTGGCGGGAGTGAGCCTTTGGGTGCCGGCGCTGACCCTGTTACTCGTGGGCGGGCTGTTGGTGCTCGTCTACCGCACCCGGATGGGCATGGCCATGCGAGCCCTCTCCCGCGACATCGAGGCGACGCGCCTGATGGGCGTCGACGTGGATCGGGTCATCTCGTACACCTTCGCGGTGGGGTCCATCCTGGCCGCGGCCGGGGGTATCATGTGGTCGTTCAAATTCCCCCAGGTCAACCCGCTCATGGGGATCTACCCGGGGTGGAAGGCCTTCACCGCCGCGGTGGTGGGCGGCATCGGCAACATCGTGGGCGCCATGATAGGCGGGTTCATCATCGGCATCGTCGAGATCATGACGGTCGGTTTGATGCCGCAGCTGTCCGGCTACCGCGACGCGTTCGTCTTCGCCATTTTGATCTTCTTCCTCCTGGTGCGCCCCAGCGGCCTGCTGGGCGAGCCGCTGAAGGAGAAAGTGTAGACGATGGTTACGCCTGCGCTCACCCAGAAGGTGGCCGCCCGATCGCTGGCACCCGGGACGCGGCGGATCCTGACCATCGGCTCCCTGTTGCTCCTGGCCCTCATCGTCGCGTACATGGAGCAGCCTTCGTTCAGCTCCTATTACCGGCGGATCGTCAACGTGGCGTTCATCTACGTCGTGGCCGCGGTCAGCTATAACCTGATCAACGGCATCGCCGGCCAGTTCTCCCTGGGCCCCAACGGTTTCATGGCCATCGGCGGGTTCACCACCACGTTGCTCATGCTGCCGGTGGCGAGGAAGGCCCAGGTCTTCTTCCTCGAGCCCCTGATCTGGCCGTTCAACAGCTTCTCCGTCCCCGAGGTGCTCCATGGGTTCTTCGCCCGCCTCATTCCCCACGCCGCCCTGGCCGCCTTCCTCGCGAGCAACCTCGGCTTCTTGATCTCTCTTGTCGGTGCCGGGCTGGTCGCGGCCTTGGGCGGGCTCATCGTGGGAGCGCCGTCGCTGAGGCTCCGGGGCGATTACCTGGCCATCGCGACCTTCGGCTTCGGGGAGATCATCTTCGTGCTGGCCAACAACCTCATTCCCGTCACCAACGGAGCCCTTGGGATCCGGGACATCCCCGAGTACGCCAATCTCTGGTGGACGGCCGGCGCCGCCGTGATGACCGTCTGGGTCATCCAAAACCTGGTCAACTCCAGCTACGGGCGTGCTCTCAAGGCGATCCGGGAGGACGAGGTCGCGGCGGAGGCCATGGGGGTGCACGTCTTCACCCACAAGCTCCTGGCCTTCGTCGTGCATGCCTTTTTCGCCGGGGTCGCCGGCGGGCTGCTGGCCGCGCTCTTGACCACCATCTCCCCCTCCTTGTTCACCTTCTTCATGACCTTCCAGCTGCTCATCATCATCGTGCTCGGCGGGCTGGGAAGCACCACCGGAGCGGCCGTGACCGCGGTCGTCTACGCCATCCTGCAGGAGGTCCTGCGGGTCGTCGAGGCGCCGATGAGCATCGGGCCGCTCTACATCCCGGGGGTACCGGGGATGCGCATGGTCGTCTTCTCGGGCCTGCTGATCGTGCTCATGCTGTTCTACCGCCGGGGGTTGTTCGGGCGGGCCGAGCTGACGTGGGAGGGCCTGCAGGCCGTGGCGCTCGGCCTGGGTCGCCGTTTCGGGGCTTCGCCCCGGGAGAGGGGACGTTGACTTGTCCGCATCCCAACAGGCGTTGCTCCACCTGGAGGACGTTTCCATCCGCTTCGGGGGCCTGGTAGCGGTCCAGGGGCTGACCCTCTCCGTCCAGGAGGGCGCCATCGCCGGCCTCATCGGGCCCAACGGCGCCGGCAAGACGACGGTCTTCAACATGATTACCGGCCAGTACGTGCCGACCTCCGGGGCCATCTATTTCGGCGGCCAGGCGATCCACGGCTGGCCGCCGCATCGCGTCGCCGCCCTGGGTATCGCCCGCACCTTCCAAAACATCCGCCTCTTCCGGGATCTCAGCGTCCTCGAAAACGTGCTGGTCGGGCTCCACCTGCGGCGCAAGACCGGCGTCGCAGCGACGCTCTTCGGCACCCTCTCTCGGCGCCGGGAAGAGTCGGCGATGCACGAGGAGGCCCTCGCGCTCCTCGAAAGCGTGGGCCTGCTGGGGTACCTGCACGAGCGGGCCGGGGCGCTGCCGTACGGCCAGCAACGCCGCCTCGAGATCGCCCGGGCTCTGGCGACCCGCCCGCGCCTTTTGCTGCTCGACGAGCCCGCCGCCGGCATGAACCCGGAGGAGATGCGGCAGCTGACGGAGTTCGTCCGGCAAGTGCGCGAGCGTCATCGCCTGACGATCCTGCTCATCGAACACCACATGCAGATGGTGATGGAGATCTGCGAGCAGATCACCGTGCTCGACTACGGGGTCGCGATCGCCGAGGGCCCGCCCCAGCGCATCCAGCAGGACCCCCGGGTCATCGCCGCCTATCTGGGTGAGGAGCCGGCATGACATCCGACCCGATGCTGGAGATCCGGGACCTCCAGGTCTTCTACGGCGGCATCCACGCCCTGCGCGGCATCACGCTGAGGGTGCCCCGAGGGTCGCTGGTGACCCTGATCGGGGCCAACGGAGCCGGTAAGAGTACCACGCTTCGCGCGGTCACGGGCCTCGTGCGCCCTCGCTCGGGCAGCATCCGGCTCGAGGGCCAGGAGATCGGCAGCTGGCCGACCCACGCCATCGTCCGGCGTGGCGTCGCGCTGGTCCCCGAGGGGCGCCGGGTCTTCGCCAATTTGACGGTGCAGGAAAACCTGGTCATGGGTGCCTACACCCAGCCCGAGCCCAGCATGGCCGAGCTGTTCGAGCGGGTCTACCGGCTTTTCCCGCGGCTTTCCGAGCGACGCCACCAAAAGGCCGGCACCCTCTCCGGCGGCGAACAGCAGATGCTCGCCGTCGGCCGCGCCCTGATGTCCCGGCCGCGCCTTTTGTGCCTCGACGAACCTTCCTTGGGCCTGGCGCCCATCCTGGCCCGGGAAGTGATGGAGGCGCTGGCCTCGATCCATCGCGAGGGCACGACCGTGCTCCTCGTCGAGCAAAACGCGCGCATGGCCCTCTCCATGGCCGAGTACGCCTACGTGCTCGAGACCGGCCGCATCGTGCTGGAGGGGCCAGGACCGGTGCTGCTGGAAAACCCGCAGGTGCGCCGGGCCTACCTGGGCGAGCGTGCCAGCCGCTGACAGGGGCCCCTTCTTGCAGGAGTCCAGGGTCGCCCACCGAACATCGCCCCCACGAGCGACGGGGGGACGATGCCGCCGTGCAGTGGGATCAGGCCCAGGAAGAGCCAACGGGTCGCGCCGAGCTTCCTACCGTGGTGCTCCGAGGCATGGGCTGGCGCATGGTGGCCATGTACCTCACCAAGCTGGGGGGCGAGGTCATGACGCCTGACCCCTTGGGCTCGGCCCAGAGCCTCGGGAGCGGCTCGGGGACGTTGTCGGAGCGCCCGGTGCTGGCGGAAGTGTCCGGCAAGGGCTGGAAGGCCCGGCTCCACGAAGAGGTCGAGTTCACGGGTGCGCTGCGATCCAACCGTGTCGAGGTGCGGCTCTT is from Limnochorda sp. L945t and encodes:
- a CDS encoding ABC transporter substrate-binding protein, with translation MKRSVLVSLVGLFVLAGAVTASAAAPIKIGLNLEMTGGVAAYGQQGFEGIQTLQKMMKLEVLGRPVEFVLVDNKSDRVESANAAQRLIQRDHVAAIIGPMISGSMLAAGPVAEQAKVPIIGPSTTNPLTTQGRQFVFRACFIDPFQGQIAARFAYQQLGVRRAALLVDVAQDYAVGLGNFFAREFTKLGGQVVATQYMKTGDQDVSAQMTAIKAANPDILYMPNYYAEIAIAAVQARQLGLDVPILAGDGADAPELIQIGGKAVEGLMHTGFYHVKAFSNPLARQYVETYRKLYNKEPNAFGALAADSVLIILDAIKRAGSTSPEAIAKAMAQTKDLEVTTGTVTIEDGNAIKPVVIRKLVNGQWEYLATVNP
- a CDS encoding branched-chain amino acid ABC transporter permease, whose product is MNVDVLVQQLLNGISLGGLYSLLAVGYTMVYGILRLINFAHGDIFMVGAYVAFFLVGIYHLPWWIAAPGAALATALLGVTIDRAAYRPLRNEPRISVLITAVGVSFLIENLGLVIVGGRPKGMPVPDLMGRAYSLGSFRVAGVSLWVPALTLLLVGGLLVLVYRTRMGMAMRALSRDIEATRLMGVDVDRVISYTFAVGSILAAAGGIMWSFKFPQVNPLMGIYPGWKAFTAAVVGGIGNIVGAMIGGFIIGIVEIMTVGLMPQLSGYRDAFVFAILIFFLLVRPSGLLGEPLKEKV
- a CDS encoding branched-chain amino acid ABC transporter permease, encoding MVTPALTQKVAARSLAPGTRRILTIGSLLLLALIVAYMEQPSFSSYYRRIVNVAFIYVVAAVSYNLINGIAGQFSLGPNGFMAIGGFTTTLLMLPVARKAQVFFLEPLIWPFNSFSVPEVLHGFFARLIPHAALAAFLASNLGFLISLVGAGLVAALGGLIVGAPSLRLRGDYLAIATFGFGEIIFVLANNLIPVTNGALGIRDIPEYANLWWTAGAAVMTVWVIQNLVNSSYGRALKAIREDEVAAEAMGVHVFTHKLLAFVVHAFFAGVAGGLLAALLTTISPSLFTFFMTFQLLIIIVLGGLGSTTGAAVTAVVYAILQEVLRVVEAPMSIGPLYIPGVPGMRMVVFSGLLIVLMLFYRRGLFGRAELTWEGLQAVALGLGRRFGASPRERGR
- a CDS encoding ABC transporter ATP-binding protein, producing the protein MSASQQALLHLEDVSIRFGGLVAVQGLTLSVQEGAIAGLIGPNGAGKTTVFNMITGQYVPTSGAIYFGGQAIHGWPPHRVAALGIARTFQNIRLFRDLSVLENVLVGLHLRRKTGVAATLFGTLSRRREESAMHEEALALLESVGLLGYLHERAGALPYGQQRRLEIARALATRPRLLLLDEPAAGMNPEEMRQLTEFVRQVRERHRLTILLIEHHMQMVMEICEQITVLDYGVAIAEGPPQRIQQDPRVIAAYLGEEPA
- a CDS encoding ABC transporter ATP-binding protein, with the protein product MTSDPMLEIRDLQVFYGGIHALRGITLRVPRGSLVTLIGANGAGKSTTLRAVTGLVRPRSGSIRLEGQEIGSWPTHAIVRRGVALVPEGRRVFANLTVQENLVMGAYTQPEPSMAELFERVYRLFPRLSERRHQKAGTLSGGEQQMLAVGRALMSRPRLLCLDEPSLGLAPILAREVMEALASIHREGTTVLLVEQNARMALSMAEYAYVLETGRIVLEGPGPVLLENPQVRRAYLGERASR